From the Nitrobacter hamburgensis X14 genome, one window contains:
- a CDS encoding DUF1491 family protein, which yields MRLKSSIWVAAYLRRCQTEGIFGAVRRRGAEEAGAVFVKLALLDGNAMLYAPAPQAVYDDSRPVERVFAPSSNEPVAEQAVEERLVKEVRFDPDAWIVEIEDRAGRHFLDLART from the coding sequence ATGCGTTTGAAATCGAGCATATGGGTCGCGGCGTATCTGCGCCGCTGTCAGACCGAGGGCATATTCGGCGCGGTACGCCGGCGCGGTGCGGAGGAGGCTGGCGCCGTGTTCGTCAAGCTGGCGCTTCTCGACGGCAATGCGATGCTGTACGCGCCGGCGCCGCAGGCTGTATACGACGACAGCCGGCCCGTTGAACGGGTTTTTGCCCCGTCATCAAACGAGCCTGTTGCCGAGCAGGCGGTCGAAGAGCGTCTTGTGAAGGAAGTCCGGTTCGATCCGGACGCCTGGATCGTTGAAATCGAAGACAGGGCGGGGCGGCACTTTCTTGACCTGGCACGGACCTGA
- a CDS encoding Tim44 domain-containing protein, with the protein MKLIQRASGVMKAFAIVLSLALPLMFAVSAADARIGGGKSFGSRGSRTFSAPPVTNTAPNAARPLDRSMAQPGRPGAGAAATGGFKRPGMGMLGGLAAGFLGAGLLGMLFGGGLFGGLGGLSSMIGLLLQIGLIVLVVRFAMSWWRRRNAPAYAGAAPGPAAQASPRSGFGFASASNAPPLEITPSDYEAFERLLGEIQTAWSNEDVNTLHTLATPEMVSYFTEDLRANDARGVVNKVSDVKLLQGDLAEAWREGTTDYATVALRYSLIDKTTERASGRVVEGSDQPQEVTDVWTFARLGGGKWELSAIQQT; encoded by the coding sequence ATGAAATTAATCCAACGGGCGTCCGGCGTGATGAAGGCCTTCGCCATCGTCCTGTCGCTGGCGCTCCCCTTGATGTTTGCCGTCTCCGCGGCGGACGCTCGAATCGGTGGAGGCAAGAGCTTTGGATCGCGCGGCTCGCGAACCTTCTCCGCGCCGCCGGTCACCAACACCGCGCCGAACGCGGCGCGTCCGCTCGACCGGTCCATGGCCCAGCCCGGCCGCCCGGGCGCCGGCGCTGCCGCGACGGGTGGCTTCAAGCGGCCCGGCATGGGCATGCTCGGCGGCCTTGCCGCCGGCTTCCTCGGTGCGGGACTGCTCGGCATGCTGTTCGGCGGCGGCCTGTTCGGCGGCCTCGGCGGCCTGTCGTCCATGATCGGGCTTTTACTTCAGATCGGTCTGATCGTCCTCGTCGTCCGCTTTGCGATGTCGTGGTGGCGGCGGCGCAATGCGCCCGCTTATGCTGGAGCTGCGCCGGGTCCCGCTGCTCAGGCGAGCCCCCGCAGCGGCTTCGGTTTCGCTTCGGCATCGAACGCCCCGCCGCTGGAGATCACCCCGTCCGACTATGAAGCCTTCGAGCGTCTGCTCGGAGAAATTCAGACTGCGTGGTCGAACGAGGACGTCAACACGCTGCACACGCTGGCGACGCCGGAAATGGTGTCGTACTTCACCGAGGATCTCCGGGCCAACGACGCCCGCGGCGTCGTCAACAAGGTATCCGACGTCAAGCTTCTGCAGGGCGATCTCGCGGAAGCCTGGCGTGAGGGCACTACCGATTACGCCACGGTGGCGTTGCGCTATTCGCTGATCGACAAGACCACCGAGCGCGCGAGCGGCCGCGTGGTCGAAGGCAGCGATCAGCCGCAGGAGGTGACCGACGTCTGGACGTTCGCGCGCCTTGGCGGCGGAAAATGGGAACTGTCCGCGATCCAGCAGACCTGA
- a CDS encoding methyltransferase family protein — protein MNDKRDLIRRSMIQNTVWIVVLGALLFISAGSLHWPAAWLFLATLGGLSILGGLWFAKINPGLLAERMRPMMQKGQPNADKVFMLVIGPVSMIWLIVMGLDQRHQWSGMASGFQALGFALFILSLAISFWVMRENTFAAPVVKIQVERGHQVIRTGPYAFVRHPMYGGAIFFFLGVSLLLGSWWGAAMTPIFTGLFAGRAVIEERTLIAGLPGYRDYIGQVRYRLLPGIW, from the coding sequence GCCGGTCGATGATCCAGAACACGGTCTGGATCGTCGTCCTAGGCGCGCTGCTGTTCATCTCGGCGGGCAGCCTGCACTGGCCGGCCGCCTGGCTTTTCCTGGCGACGCTCGGCGGTCTCAGCATCCTCGGTGGATTGTGGTTTGCGAAGATCAATCCCGGACTACTGGCCGAGCGCATGCGGCCGATGATGCAGAAGGGCCAGCCGAACGCTGACAAGGTCTTCATGCTGGTAATAGGGCCGGTCAGCATGATCTGGCTGATCGTCATGGGCCTCGATCAACGCCACCAGTGGTCGGGCATGGCTTCCGGATTTCAGGCGCTCGGTTTCGCGCTGTTCATACTGTCGCTCGCCATTTCGTTCTGGGTGATGCGGGAGAACACATTCGCCGCGCCGGTGGTGAAGATACAGGTCGAGCGCGGACATCAGGTGATCCGCACAGGTCCCTATGCTTTCGTCAGACATCCGATGTACGGCGGCGCGATTTTCTTTTTCCTCGGAGTCTCGTTGCTTCTGGGATCCTGGTGGGGGGCCGCAATGACACCGATCTTCACCGGACTGTTCGCAGGACGTGCGGTGATCGAGGAAAGAACCCTGATCGCCGGCTTGCCGGGCTATCGGGATTACATCGGGCAAGTCCGCTACCGGCTGTTGCCTGGAATCTGGTAG
- a CDS encoding FKBP-type peptidyl-prolyl cis-trans isomerase, producing MRTFRCAGVLMFALAIASGGIVLIDAPATAAAQTAEKTMTTASGLQITDTKVGEGPSPQPGQVCIMHYTGWLYVNGQKGNKFDSSVDRNEPFEFPIGKQRVIAGWDEGIATMKVGGKRTLVIPPQLGYGARGAGGVIPPNATLIFEVELLGLKG from the coding sequence ATGCGGACGTTTCGATGTGCGGGGGTTTTGATGTTTGCTCTTGCGATTGCTTCGGGCGGCATCGTTCTGATCGATGCTCCGGCCACAGCAGCGGCCCAGACCGCGGAGAAAACCATGACCACAGCATCGGGTTTGCAGATCACGGATACCAAGGTGGGGGAGGGTCCGTCCCCGCAACCCGGCCAGGTCTGCATCATGCATTACACTGGCTGGCTCTATGTGAACGGGCAGAAGGGCAATAAGTTCGACAGCTCGGTGGACCGCAACGAGCCTTTCGAATTCCCGATCGGCAAGCAACGGGTGATCGCGGGCTGGGACGAAGGCATCGCGACCATGAAGGTCGGCGGCAAGCGCACTCTCGTCATTCCGCCGCAGCTCGGTTACGGCGCACGCGGCGCCGGCGGCGTCATTCCGCCCAATGCAACGCTGATCTTTGAAGTCGAGTTGCTCGGCCTGAAAGGTTGA
- a CDS encoding DUF6949 family protein: MSPDALNSFFALCLGFAIAGTLASGYQAFVKRPAGFGLLQQGVVARAFAAIPFLVFAAPFIIMRNTLRGRRIERRRFEFVMMATVIAGFWSLMSGTCVVMTLQAVGLLA; this comes from the coding sequence ATGTCGCCGGATGCATTGAATTCCTTCTTCGCCTTGTGCCTCGGATTCGCCATCGCGGGCACGCTGGCCAGCGGCTATCAGGCGTTCGTCAAACGTCCCGCCGGCTTCGGATTGCTGCAGCAGGGCGTTGTTGCAAGAGCCTTCGCCGCGATTCCGTTCCTGGTCTTCGCTGCGCCCTTCATCATTATGCGCAACACCCTTCGCGGACGACGCATCGAACGCCGCCGCTTTGAATTCGTCATGATGGCGACCGTGATCGCCGGGTTCTGGAGCTTGATGTCGGGCACCTGCGTGGTCATGACGCTGCAGGCGGTCGGGTTGCTCGCCTGA
- a CDS encoding cytochrome b produces the protein MLRNSTTGWGTLSRAFHGILGIAVIGMLAYGWWMNHMVAKPDKLFHRSIHADIGYVILLLMVLRLIWRGLNPVPAPPDGSRVWERALAHVNHWALYVTTIVVALLGWAHSGAHKPDYADWFGLFRVPQFTSENKDNARFFEHWHIWLAYGLIGLVALHFVAALYHHFIKRDRVVARMMTGEGKKGSPPSGSRFVPHA, from the coding sequence ATGCTTCGGAATTCAACCACTGGTTGGGGCACCCTATCCCGTGCCTTCCACGGGATCCTTGGTATCGCGGTCATCGGTATGCTGGCCTACGGCTGGTGGATGAACCATATGGTGGCGAAGCCGGACAAGCTCTTTCATCGCTCGATCCATGCCGACATCGGCTATGTCATCCTGCTGCTGATGGTCCTCCGCCTGATCTGGCGTGGCCTCAATCCGGTCCCCGCGCCGCCGGACGGCTCACGGGTGTGGGAGCGGGCGCTGGCGCACGTCAATCACTGGGCGCTCTATGTGACCACGATCGTCGTGGCGTTGCTCGGCTGGGCCCATTCCGGGGCGCACAAACCGGATTATGCCGACTGGTTCGGGCTGTTCCGGGTGCCGCAGTTCACATCCGAGAATAAAGACAATGCCCGTTTCTTCGAGCACTGGCACATCTGGCTGGCTTATGGGCTGATCGGGCTGGTCGCGTTGCATTTCGTCGCGGCGCTCTACCATCACTTCATCAAGCGCGACCGCGTGGTGGCGCGGATGATGACGGGCGAGGGCAAAAAGGGATCGCCTCCCAGTGGGAGTCGCTTCGTTCCGCATGCCTGA
- a CDS encoding gamma carbonic anhydrase family protein yields MAIYELDGQAPDLPKSGRFFIADTAAVIGRVRLLENASVWFGAVLRGDNEWIEVGEGSNIQDGSTCHTDEGFPLTIGANCTIGHNVILHGCTIEDGALIGMGSIVMNGARVGRGCIVGAGALITEGKQFPDHSLIVGAPARAIRTLEPAQAEAMRSGAKFYAANGLRFKKGLNRIG; encoded by the coding sequence ATGGCGATTTACGAACTCGACGGGCAGGCGCCCGACCTTCCGAAAAGCGGACGCTTTTTCATCGCCGACACCGCCGCGGTGATCGGCAGGGTGCGCTTGCTCGAGAACGCGAGCGTCTGGTTCGGCGCGGTGCTGCGCGGCGATAACGAGTGGATCGAGGTCGGCGAGGGGTCCAACATCCAGGACGGCAGCACCTGCCATACCGACGAGGGTTTTCCGCTGACGATCGGAGCCAACTGTACGATCGGCCATAATGTTATACTGCATGGCTGCACCATCGAGGATGGTGCGCTGATCGGCATGGGCTCGATCGTCATGAACGGCGCGCGGGTCGGCCGAGGCTGCATCGTCGGCGCCGGTGCGCTCATCACCGAAGGCAAGCAATTCCCGGACCATTCCCTTATCGTCGGCGCGCCGGCGCGCGCCATCCGCACGCTGGAGCCGGCCCAGGCCGAGGCGATGCGAAGCGGCGCGAAATTCTACGCAGCGAACGGGCTGCGCTTCAAAAAGGGCCTGAATCGGATCGGTTGA
- a CDS encoding GFA family protein, with protein MPDVKTYTGGCHCGQVRFACTTDLAMVTACNCSICTKKGLHFTFLPPQSFQLRAGEDNLREYLFNKHAIRHQLCIDCGVDVFARGKKPDGTEVVALNVSCIDGVELSKLTLTPIDGRSF; from the coding sequence ATGCCCGACGTGAAAACATACACCGGCGGCTGTCATTGCGGTCAGGTGCGCTTCGCGTGCACAACGGACCTTGCCATGGTGACGGCGTGCAACTGCTCGATCTGCACCAAGAAGGGATTGCACTTCACGTTTCTGCCGCCACAAAGTTTTCAGCTCCGGGCCGGCGAAGACAATCTCAGGGAATACCTGTTCAACAAGCACGCGATCCGGCACCAGCTCTGTATCGACTGTGGTGTCGACGTGTTCGCACGCGGCAAGAAGCCGGACGGGACCGAAGTGGTGGCGCTCAATGTGAGCTGCATCGACGGCGTCGAACTGTCCAAGCTCACATTGACGCCGATCGACGGACGGAGTTTCTAA
- the cysE gene encoding serine O-acetyltransferase, protein MAIQQVNSQNPKLAALDPIWDRIRGEAEDIVRREPELASFIYSTVLHHDRLEAAVVHRVAERLDHSALSGDLIRQTFDEALRDDPDIGNAFRADLVAVYDRDPATSRFIDPLLYFKGFHAIQNHRLAHWLHRKGRKDFAYYLQSRASAVFQTDINPAAKIGRGIFLDHATGFVVGETAVIEDDVSILHGVTLGGTGKENEDRHPKIRHGVLIGAGAKILGNIEVGHCARIAAGSVVVKAVPHNVTVAGVPARIVGTAGCSEPSRTMNQMLNAM, encoded by the coding sequence ATGGCGATCCAGCAAGTCAATTCGCAGAATCCAAAGCTTGCGGCGCTCGATCCGATCTGGGATCGCATCCGCGGCGAGGCCGAGGACATCGTTCGCCGCGAACCCGAATTGGCATCCTTCATCTATTCGACGGTCCTGCATCACGATCGTCTTGAGGCTGCGGTGGTGCATCGCGTCGCCGAGCGGCTCGACCATTCGGCGCTGTCGGGCGACCTGATCCGTCAGACCTTCGACGAGGCGCTGCGCGACGATCCCGACATCGGCAACGCGTTCCGCGCCGATCTGGTGGCGGTGTACGACCGCGATCCGGCGACGTCGCGGTTCATCGATCCGCTGCTCTACTTCAAGGGCTTCCATGCCATCCAGAACCACCGCCTTGCGCATTGGCTCCATCGGAAGGGCCGCAAGGATTTCGCCTATTACCTGCAGAGCCGCGCCTCGGCGGTGTTCCAGACCGACATCAATCCCGCGGCGAAAATCGGCCGTGGCATTTTCCTCGATCACGCCACCGGCTTCGTTGTCGGCGAAACCGCCGTCATCGAGGATGACGTGTCGATCCTGCATGGCGTGACGCTCGGCGGCACCGGCAAGGAAAATGAGGACCGCCATCCGAAGATCCGCCATGGCGTGCTGATCGGCGCCGGCGCGAAGATTCTCGGCAACATCGAGGTCGGACATTGCGCGCGCATCGCCGCCGGATCGGTCGTCGTGAAGGCGGTGCCGCACAACGTCACCGTTGCGGGCGTTCCGGCCAGGATCGTCGGCACGGCCGGCTGCTCGGAGCCGTCGCGTACGATGAACCAGATGCTGAATGCGATGTGA
- a CDS encoding DUF3126 family protein, translating to MDVQEVRKLDAYLKRVFGNPRIRVVPRPKKDDSAEVYIGEEFIGVLFVDDEDDDRSFQFQMAILEEDLADVG from the coding sequence GTGGACGTTCAGGAAGTCAGAAAGCTCGACGCCTATCTCAAGCGCGTGTTCGGCAACCCCAGGATTCGCGTGGTGCCGCGGCCGAAGAAGGATGACTCGGCCGAGGTCTATATCGGCGAGGAGTTCATTGGCGTGCTGTTCGTCGACGATGAGGACGACGACCGCTCGTTCCAGTTCCAGATGGCGATCCTCGAGGAGGATCTGGCCGACGTCGGCTAA
- a CDS encoding PilZ domain-containing protein — translation MALAQKISSLPVERRRFQRVRVHLLGRYMLPDRREFPCQIINMSPGGLAMLAPGIGNVGDRVVVYLDHIGRVEGKITRIIDSGFAMSVGATPRKRDRLAAQLTWLANRDILNLPEDRRHDRIVPRSPITTLTLEDGTRMTCRIIDLSMSGAAISAETRPPLQSRVALGKVLARVVRNLEDGFALEFVHEQHPDTLEDNVTAR, via the coding sequence ATGGCGTTGGCGCAGAAAATCTCAAGCCTTCCGGTTGAGCGCCGGCGATTTCAGCGTGTCAGGGTTCACCTGCTGGGCCGCTATATGCTGCCGGACCGGCGCGAGTTTCCGTGCCAGATCATCAATATGTCTCCGGGTGGGCTGGCGATGCTTGCGCCCGGCATTGGCAACGTCGGTGACCGGGTCGTCGTCTATCTCGACCACATCGGCCGGGTCGAAGGCAAGATCACCCGGATTATCGACAGCGGGTTCGCCATGAGCGTAGGCGCAACGCCCCGCAAGCGCGACAGGCTGGCGGCGCAGCTCACCTGGCTTGCCAACCGCGATATCCTCAACCTTCCCGAAGACCGCCGCCACGACCGTATCGTGCCACGCAGCCCGATCACGACCCTCACGCTCGAGGACGGCACCAGGATGACGTGCCGGATCATCGATCTGTCGATGTCGGGCGCCGCCATCTCGGCCGAAACAAGGCCGCCGCTGCAGTCCCGGGTCGCGCTCGGCAAAGTGCTCGCCCGCGTCGTCCGCAACCTGGAAGACGGCTTCGCGCTCGAGTTCGTTCACGAGCAGCATCCCGACACTCTCGAAGATAACGTCACCGCCCGGTAA
- a CDS encoding transglutaminase-like cysteine peptidase — MLNRGQGVGLAVAAAVLWGMATQASAGEARQLYASLGSTTRAPIGWVEFCGENPKECHNGATQPRDIVLTTDAWRDLLKVNRWVNETIKPMTDKDHWGVVEKWSLPTDGYGDCEDYVLLKRKMLIDAGWPREALLVTVVRDKQGDGHAVLTVKTDKGEFILDNQNEDVLAWTKTGYRFMKRQSQSDPDVWVALDDNHPAVATASSR, encoded by the coding sequence ATGCTCAACAGGGGACAGGGAGTGGGACTGGCGGTCGCTGCCGCCGTCCTGTGGGGGATGGCGACGCAGGCGAGCGCCGGGGAAGCGCGGCAACTTTATGCAAGTCTTGGCAGCACCACGCGGGCGCCGATCGGCTGGGTCGAATTCTGCGGCGAAAATCCGAAGGAATGCCACAACGGCGCAACGCAGCCGCGGGATATCGTTTTGACGACTGACGCCTGGCGCGATCTTTTGAAGGTCAACCGCTGGGTCAACGAAACCATCAAGCCGATGACGGACAAGGATCACTGGGGCGTCGTCGAAAAGTGGTCGCTGCCGACCGACGGCTACGGCGATTGCGAGGACTACGTCCTGTTGAAACGCAAGATGCTGATCGACGCGGGCTGGCCGCGCGAGGCGTTGCTGGTCACGGTGGTTCGCGACAAGCAGGGCGACGGTCATGCCGTCCTGACCGTCAAAACCGACAAGGGCGAGTTCATTCTCGACAACCAGAACGAGGACGTCCTGGCCTGGACCAAGACCGGCTACCGCTTCATGAAACGGCAATCGCAAAGCGACCCCGATGTCTGGGTTGCGCTCGACGACAACCATCCGGCGGTCGCGACGGCCAGCTCACGATAA
- the purB gene encoding adenylosuccinate lyase, producing the protein MIPRYTRPEMASIWEPQTRFKIWFEIEAHAADAQAELGVIPKQAAETIWAKAKDATFNTERIDEIERETKHDVIAFLTHLAEIVGPEARFVHQGMTSSDVLDTCLNVQLTRAADILIADIDRLLRALKTRAFEHKMTPTIGRSHGIHAEPVTFGLKLAYAYAEFTRAKERLIAARKEVATCAISGAVGTFAQIDPRVEEHVARAMGLTPEPVSTQVIPRDRHAMFFATLGVIASSMERLATEIRHLQRSEVLEAEEFFSEGQKGSSAMPHKRNPVLTENITGLARMVRAFVTPALENVVLWHERDISHSSAERMIGPDATVTLDFALNRLAGVIDKLLVYPATMQKNLDRLGGLVHSQRVLIALTQKGASREDAYRLVQRNAMPVWRGEGDFQTLLKNDADVKAYMSDAEIAEQFDLGYHFKHVDTIFKRVFGHS; encoded by the coding sequence ATGATCCCCCGTTATACCCGCCCGGAAATGGCTTCGATCTGGGAGCCGCAGACCCGTTTCAAGATCTGGTTCGAGATCGAGGCTCACGCAGCGGACGCCCAGGCCGAACTCGGCGTGATTCCGAAGCAGGCGGCCGAAACCATCTGGGCCAAGGCGAAAGACGCCACTTTCAACACCGAGCGCATCGACGAGATCGAGCGCGAGACCAAACATGACGTCATCGCCTTTCTGACTCACCTTGCCGAAATCGTCGGTCCCGAGGCGCGCTTCGTGCATCAGGGCATGACCTCCTCCGACGTGCTCGACACCTGCCTCAACGTCCAGCTCACCCGCGCCGCCGATATCCTGATCGCCGACATCGACAGGCTGCTCAGGGCGCTCAAGACGCGCGCGTTCGAGCACAAGATGACGCCGACCATCGGCCGCTCGCACGGCATCCACGCCGAGCCGGTGACCTTCGGGCTCAAGCTCGCTTACGCCTATGCGGAGTTCACGCGCGCCAAAGAGCGCCTGATCGCCGCCCGCAAGGAGGTCGCGACCTGCGCAATCTCGGGCGCGGTCGGCACCTTCGCGCAGATCGATCCGCGCGTGGAGGAGCACGTCGCCAGGGCGATGGGATTGACCCCCGAGCCGGTCTCGACACAGGTGATCCCGCGCGACCGCCACGCGATGTTCTTCGCCACGCTGGGCGTCATCGCATCATCGATGGAGCGTCTCGCCACCGAGATCCGCCACCTGCAACGCAGCGAGGTGCTGGAGGCCGAGGAATTTTTCTCCGAGGGTCAGAAGGGTTCGTCGGCGATGCCGCACAAGCGCAACCCGGTGCTGACCGAGAACATCACCGGGCTTGCCCGCATGGTGCGTGCCTTTGTGACGCCGGCGCTGGAGAACGTGGTGCTGTGGCACGAGCGCGACATCTCGCACTCCTCGGCCGAGCGCATGATCGGGCCCGACGCCACGGTGACGCTCGACTTCGCGCTCAACCGCCTCGCGGGCGTGATCGACAAGCTGCTGGTCTATCCCGCCACCATGCAGAAGAACCTCGATCGCCTCGGCGGGCTCGTGCATTCGCAGCGCGTCCTGATCGCACTGACGCAGAAGGGCGCAAGCCGCGAGGACGCCTACAGGCTGGTCCAGCGCAACGCCATGCCGGTGTGGCGCGGCGAAGGCGATTTCCAGACGCTGCTGAAGAACGATGCCGATGTGAAGGCATACATGTCGGATGCCGAGATCGCCGAGCAGTTCGACCTCGGCTATCACTTCAAGCACGTCGATACGATCTTCAAGCGGGTGTTCGGCCACTCCTGA